The following coding sequences are from one Caloranaerobacter sp. TR13 window:
- the der gene encoding ribosome biogenesis GTPase Der, with product MARPVVAIVGRPNVGKSTLFNRIAGRRIAIVEDKPGVTRDRIYAEAEWLNKYFTLIDTGGIEPDTEDIILLQMRRQAQIAIDTADVILFVVDGIEGLTSTDREVANMLRKSKKKVLLVCNKIDTPMTPDTIYEFYELGLGDPIAISASQGLGIGDLLDEVIEHFPEDKDTEYEEGVIKVAVIGKPNAGKSSLINKILGEERVIVSEIPGTTRDAIDTPFQVGEDKFVFIDTAGIRRRKKINENVEKYSVIRSLTAIERADVCLLVIDSLESVTEQDAKIAGYAHENGKATIIIMNKWDLVEKDDKTYLRYEKEIRERLSFMSYAPIIFISAKTGQRVNRILDLIKKVSNNHSMRISTGVLNDIIGEAVLMNQPPSDKGRRLKIYYGTQVGIKPPKFVIFINDRELMHFSYQRYLENQIRQTFGFEGTPIQLEFKEKGD from the coding sequence ATGGCAAGACCAGTTGTAGCTATTGTAGGTAGACCAAACGTAGGAAAATCAACTCTTTTTAATAGAATAGCAGGTAGAAGAATAGCAATTGTAGAAGATAAACCTGGAGTTACTAGAGACAGAATTTATGCTGAGGCTGAATGGTTAAATAAGTATTTTACATTGATTGATACAGGAGGTATTGAGCCTGATACTGAAGATATTATTTTATTGCAAATGAGAAGACAGGCACAAATAGCAATTGATACTGCTGATGTTATCTTGTTTGTTGTAGATGGTATAGAGGGATTAACATCTACTGATAGGGAAGTAGCTAATATGTTAAGAAAATCTAAGAAAAAGGTATTATTAGTTTGTAATAAAATTGATACACCTATGACACCAGACACGATTTATGAATTTTATGAATTAGGATTAGGTGATCCTATAGCAATATCAGCTTCACAGGGATTAGGGATTGGGGATTTGTTAGATGAAGTAATTGAGCATTTTCCTGAAGATAAAGATACAGAGTATGAAGAAGGTGTAATTAAAGTTGCAGTAATAGGAAAACCGAATGCAGGAAAATCATCTTTAATAAATAAAATATTAGGTGAAGAGAGAGTTATAGTAAGTGAAATACCTGGTACAACTAGAGATGCAATAGACACACCGTTTCAAGTAGGAGAAGATAAGTTTGTTTTTATAGACACAGCTGGAATTAGAAGAAGAAAGAAAATTAATGAGAATGTAGAAAAATATAGTGTGATAAGATCATTAACAGCAATTGAAAGAGCAGATGTTTGTTTATTAGTAATAGACTCATTAGAATCTGTTACTGAACAAGATGCTAAAATTGCAGGATATGCTCATGAAAATGGAAAAGCTACTATTATTATTATGAATAAATGGGATCTTGTTGAAAAAGACGATAAAACTTATTTAAGATATGAAAAGGAAATTAGAGAGCGATTATCATTTATGTCTTATGCACCAATAATATTTATTTCTGCAAAAACAGGACAGAGAGTTAATAGGATACTTGACTTAATAAAGAAAGTATCTAATAATCATTCTATGAGAATTAGTACTGGTGTATTAAATGATATTATTGGTGAAGCAGTACTTATGAACCAGCCACCATCAGATAAGGGGAGAAGATTAAAAATATACTACGGTACTCAAGTAGGAATAAAACCACCTAAATTTGTTATTTTTATTAACGATAGAGAATTAATGCATTTTTCTTATCAAAGATATTTAGAAAATCAAATAAGACAAACATTTGGCTTCGAAGGAACGCCTATTCAATTAGAATTTAAAGAAAAGGGGGATTAG
- a CDS encoding DUF512 domain-containing protein, producing the protein MEIKNTNGHTNIIESIESGSIAEELGIESGDVLINVNGYPITDILDYKYQISDDYVEITIQKKNGEIWEFEIEKDTNEDIGIIFTNPLIDRAKSCRNKCIFCFIDQLPKGMRDTLYFKDDDSRLSFLQGNFITLTNLSDDEIDRIIFYKLSPINISVHTTDSELRVKMLNNKNAGKIYSILQRFSQANIEMNCQIVLCPGINDGIYLEKTLDDLAALYPNVKSVAVVPVGITKYREGLFKLKTYNKHTAKELLKIINKKQNEYLNRLGSRFVFAADEFYVLANKEIPLFDEYEGFPQLENGVGLMRLFYDEVCKAVTQMDKKIQLNKSFTIATGKLAYPFIMDIANLAMSKFSGLKLQVEFIRNNFFGDTITVSGLITGGDLIGQLTGKDLGDGLIIPKSMLKRDENIFLDDITVQEVEEILNAEVIVLDVDGYEFIDFFKKYAR; encoded by the coding sequence ATGGAAATTAAGAATACAAACGGACATACAAATATTATTGAATCAATTGAAAGTGGTAGTATTGCAGAAGAGTTAGGAATTGAAAGTGGAGACGTGTTAATAAATGTAAACGGATATCCAATAACTGATATTTTAGATTACAAATATCAGATTTCTGATGATTATGTAGAAATAACAATACAAAAGAAAAATGGAGAAATATGGGAATTTGAAATTGAAAAAGATACTAATGAGGATATTGGTATAATATTTACAAATCCTTTAATTGATAGAGCTAAGAGTTGTAGAAACAAGTGTATATTTTGTTTCATAGATCAATTACCTAAAGGGATGAGGGATACTCTGTATTTTAAGGATGACGATTCAAGATTATCTTTTTTACAGGGTAATTTTATTACGCTTACAAATTTATCTGATGATGAGATCGATAGGATTATATTCTATAAATTAAGCCCAATAAATATATCTGTTCATACTACAGATTCTGAATTAAGAGTAAAAATGTTAAACAATAAGAATGCTGGGAAAATATATAGTATATTACAAAGATTTAGTCAAGCAAATATAGAAATGAATTGTCAGATTGTTTTATGTCCAGGAATTAATGATGGTATATATTTAGAAAAAACATTGGATGATTTGGCAGCATTATATCCTAATGTTAAAAGCGTAGCAGTTGTACCTGTTGGTATAACTAAATATAGAGAAGGCTTATTCAAGCTAAAAACATATAATAAACATACTGCTAAAGAATTACTGAAAATTATCAACAAAAAGCAAAATGAATATTTAAATAGATTAGGTTCAAGATTTGTTTTTGCAGCTGATGAATTTTATGTTCTTGCAAATAAGGAAATACCTTTATTTGATGAGTATGAAGGTTTTCCTCAGCTAGAAAATGGTGTGGGCTTAATGAGACTATTTTATGATGAGGTATGTAAAGCAGTTACTCAAATGGATAAAAAAATTCAATTAAATAAAAGCTTTACTATAGCAACCGGTAAATTAGCTTATCCTTTTATAATGGATATTGCAAATTTGGCTATGAGTAAGTTTAGTGGTCTTAAATTACAAGTTGAATTTATAAGGAACAATTTCTTTGGAGATACAATAACTGTATCAGGGCTTATAACCGGAGGAGATTTAATTGGACAACTTACTGGAAAGGATTTAGGAGATGGACTAATAATTCCAAAATCTATGTTGAAACGTGATGAAAATATTTTCTTAGATGATATTACTGTACAAGAAGTCGAAGAGATATTAAATGCAGAAGTGATTGTTTTAGATGTTGATGGATATGAATTTATAGATTTCTTCAAAAAATATGCGAGGTGA
- a CDS encoding capping complex subunit for YIEGIA has product MDVGFKETILAVVTTRKDTVIGDNVPVFYVKDEAEREKIALLLSKITLGMVHDLENGAYVIVRH; this is encoded by the coding sequence ATGGACGTAGGTTTTAAAGAAACGATTTTAGCAGTTGTAACAACTAGAAAAGATACAGTTATAGGTGATAATGTACCTGTTTTTTATGTAAAAGATGAGGCTGAAAGAGAGAAAATTGCTCTTTTATTATCCAAAATAACTTTAGGAATGGTACATGATTTAGAAAATGGAGCTTATGTAATTGTAAGGCATTAA
- a CDS encoding YIEGIA family protein → MFNYSHIIIPSIMLGILSRISMLRVDYRQYPSYPQGVFSHLTLGIIAAGLGSVALPALWEKEYAAVTFLALAAQQFRDVRNLERQSLDNIEPTELVARGTAYIEDIAKAFEARNYMTMLTSLIVSIVIFLLFNVGVSRTQSIIIGVIIGLISIYYFNKAIARQTIGDIADVVPAEIKFKGPLLTINDVVIMNIGLKESRKIYEEKGIAVEIIPHDENGIATLANLGQRQAIQHNAAALLGIRKDVDEPDFTPIARRNPETGNIVMAIVPMEPDIECLVEAVKRTVVLESAKRKPLDTKVARKAAD, encoded by the coding sequence ATGTTTAATTATAGTCATATAATAATTCCTTCAATAATGTTAGGAATTTTATCAAGAATATCTATGCTTAGAGTCGATTATAGGCAATATCCAAGTTATCCTCAAGGAGTGTTTTCGCATCTTACTTTAGGTATTATAGCAGCTGGATTAGGCTCTGTTGCATTACCTGCACTATGGGAGAAAGAATACGCTGCTGTTACATTTTTAGCTTTAGCAGCTCAGCAATTTAGGGATGTAAGAAATTTAGAACGTCAAAGTTTAGATAATATAGAACCTACAGAATTAGTAGCAAGAGGTACTGCGTATATTGAAGATATTGCAAAAGCTTTTGAAGCTAGGAATTATATGACTATGCTGACATCTCTTATAGTAAGCATAGTAATATTTTTACTTTTTAATGTTGGTGTATCAAGGACACAATCAATTATTATTGGAGTAATAATTGGTCTGATTTCTATATATTATTTCAATAAAGCAATAGCCAGGCAAACAATCGGAGATATTGCAGATGTAGTTCCTGCAGAAATCAAATTTAAAGGTCCATTATTAACAATTAATGATGTTGTAATAATGAATATAGGGTTAAAAGAATCAAGAAAAATATACGAAGAAAAAGGTATAGCTGTGGAAATTATACCACATGATGAAAATGGAATTGCTACGTTAGCTAATTTAGGGCAAAGGCAGGCTATTCAACATAATGCGGCAGCCCTATTAGGTATACGAAAAGATGTAGATGAACCTGATTTTACGCCAATAGCTAGAAGAAATCCTGAAACAGGAAATATTGTTATGGCTATTGTACCTATGGAACCAGATATAGAATGCTTAGTAGAAGCTGTCAAAAGAACAGTTGTATTAGAAAGTGCAAAGAGAAAACCTCTAGATACTAAAGTTGCAAGGAAAGCAGCTGATTAA
- the pnpS gene encoding two-component system histidine kinase PnpS: protein MQKRIFITFLTLILIGILTTGMLSISLMRVNYIRNIEDKLISNSKLIEAFIKEQENINNINFNGLADTFSKKIQARITFIDKNGWVVGDSDADINKLDNHSNRPEVIEARQGKIGISKRYSKSLEYEMIYVAIPVDIKTYRLDVIRLSVPLKDISEYYSLMYKYIFLSIIAGLLVAIFVGYRYVRSVTKPIKELTIATRKISSGNFGELVKVRTEDEIGLLADNFNKMSLKLKDTINELLDKNTKLKAILSSMINGVIALDNNKRIILVNPIAEKMLGIKEEDVRNKYVLEVLKDLNLEENIYEVLNTSVQSKFEVEAKEPNSKIFNVYINPIKLTNDPNRTIGVLVIIQDITDIRRLERMRKDFVANVSHELKTPLTSIRGFIETLKSGAVEDKEIRNKFLDIIDIETLRLTNLIEDLLLLSQIENSNEITKKDIIDVNKSIEEVIQILGGLADKKGVNLIEKANKNLPYLRGNRGWFKQMLINLIDNGIKYTPEGGTVTITAYSTKNRLVIKISDTGIGIAKQHLSRLFERFYRVDKARSRKVGGTGLGLAIVKHIVLAFKGEISVKSKVNVGTEFIVSFPLDKL from the coding sequence ATGCAAAAGAGAATTTTTATTACCTTTTTGACGCTTATTTTAATAGGAATATTAACTACTGGTATGCTTTCTATAAGTTTAATGCGAGTTAATTATATTAGAAATATCGAAGATAAACTTATATCTAACTCTAAATTAATAGAAGCTTTTATTAAAGAACAGGAAAATATAAATAATATAAATTTTAATGGATTAGCTGATACATTTTCAAAAAAAATACAAGCTAGAATTACATTTATTGATAAAAATGGTTGGGTAGTTGGAGATTCTGATGCAGATATTAATAAATTGGATAATCATAGCAATAGACCAGAAGTTATTGAAGCAAGACAAGGTAAGATAGGCATTAGTAAAAGGTATAGTAAATCTTTAGAATATGAAATGATATATGTAGCTATACCTGTAGACATAAAAACATATAGACTAGATGTTATAAGACTTTCTGTGCCTCTTAAAGATATTAGTGAATATTATAGTTTAATGTATAAATATATTTTTTTATCAATAATTGCTGGATTACTAGTTGCAATATTTGTAGGGTATAGATATGTAAGAAGTGTTACAAAACCTATTAAAGAACTTACAATTGCAACAAGAAAAATATCAAGTGGTAATTTTGGAGAATTGGTAAAAGTGAGGACTGAAGATGAAATTGGGCTTTTAGCGGATAATTTTAATAAAATGAGTTTAAAATTAAAGGATACAATAAATGAACTTTTAGATAAAAATACTAAGTTAAAAGCTATTTTATCTAGTATGATAAATGGAGTCATAGCTCTAGATAATAATAAAAGAATAATATTAGTAAATCCGATAGCTGAAAAAATGTTAGGTATAAAAGAAGAAGATGTACGTAATAAGTATGTGTTAGAAGTTTTGAAAGATTTAAATTTAGAAGAAAATATATATGAGGTATTAAATACTAGTGTACAATCTAAGTTTGAAGTAGAGGCTAAAGAACCTAATAGTAAGATATTTAATGTTTATATAAATCCAATTAAATTAACTAATGATCCTAATAGGACTATTGGTGTATTGGTAATAATACAAGATATAACAGATATAAGAAGATTGGAAAGAATGAGAAAGGATTTTGTAGCAAATGTCTCACATGAATTAAAGACACCACTAACATCCATAAGAGGTTTTATTGAAACACTTAAGAGTGGTGCAGTAGAAGATAAAGAGATTAGAAATAAATTCTTAGATATAATAGACATTGAAACATTAAGGCTTACAAATCTCATAGAAGATTTGTTGTTGCTATCACAAATAGAAAATAGTAATGAAATAACTAAAAAAGATATAATAGATGTTAACAAATCAATTGAAGAAGTAATACAGATACTAGGTGGATTGGCAGATAAAAAAGGGGTAAATTTGATTGAAAAGGCAAATAAGAATTTACCGTATTTAAGAGGAAATAGAGGCTGGTTTAAACAAATGCTTATTAATTTAATAGATAATGGTATTAAATATACTCCTGAAGGAGGAACTGTTACTATTACAGCATATAGTACTAAAAATAGACTTGTAATCAAAATATCTGATACAGGAATTGGTATAGCTAAGCAGCATCTTTCAAGACTTTTTGAGAGATTTTATAGAGTAGATAAAGCTAGGTCTAGAAAGGTTGGAGGAACTGGACTTGGATTAGCAATTGTTAAGCATATTGTTTTAGCTTTTAAAGGTGAGATTAGTGTAAAAAGTAAAGTAAATGTAGGTACTGAATTTATAGTATCTTTTCCGTTGGATAAATTATAA
- a CDS encoding response regulator transcription factor — translation MDNLRKILVVDDEEHIIELIRFNLETNGYNVISANDGKEALKKVKEEKPDLVILDLMLPSIDGIEICKILRKDKETEKLPIIMLTAKSEEIDMILGLEIGADDYITKPFSIRELLARIKAVLRRTQQRQEKKENIIKIGDITIDVEKHEVTKKGEKIDLTLKEFELLRILSEKRGNVLTRNYLLDEIWGYGYFGDTRTVDVHIRHLRRKIEDDDKNPQYIQTIRGIGYKMK, via the coding sequence ATGGATAATTTAAGAAAAATACTAGTAGTTGATGATGAAGAACATATAATAGAGCTTATTAGATTCAACTTAGAAACTAATGGCTATAATGTTATATCTGCTAATGATGGTAAAGAGGCTTTGAAGAAAGTTAAAGAGGAAAAGCCTGATTTGGTTATACTAGATTTAATGCTTCCTTCTATTGACGGGATAGAGATATGTAAAATTTTACGTAAAGATAAAGAAACTGAAAAATTACCCATTATTATGTTAACTGCTAAAAGTGAAGAAATAGATATGATATTAGGGCTTGAAATAGGAGCAGATGATTATATTACTAAGCCTTTTAGTATAAGAGAGCTTCTAGCAAGGATAAAGGCTGTTTTAAGACGTACACAACAAAGGCAAGAAAAAAAGGAAAATATTATAAAAATTGGAGATATTACGATTGATGTAGAGAAGCATGAAGTAACAAAAAAGGGTGAAAAAATTGATTTGACATTAAAAGAGTTTGAACTTCTGAGAATTTTATCTGAAAAACGAGGAAATGTTTTAACTAGGAATTATTTATTAGATGAAATATGGGGATATGGTTATTTTGGAGATACTAGAACTGTAGATGTCCACATTAGACATTTAAGAAGAAAAATAGAAGATGATGATAAAAATCCTCAATACATACAGACAATAAGAGGTATCGGTTATAAAATGAAATAG
- the pgeF gene encoding peptidoglycan editing factor PgeF, with amino-acid sequence MEYNKGFTLVSRNDVHYYIIENFEKTGLVKHLFTTRKGGVSPEPYYSLNLGIKTGDEVDNIKKNFLKVFEIIDTCKKNVVFSNQVHGTNIQIVDDEIFTNKINKKGFTYGVDGLITNIKNITLVTFYADCVPIFFLDKGKQVVGLAHAGWRGTVKGIACKMIDVLIEKFNSQLEDILVGIGPSIGQCCFEVGEEVFREFEKVYPDIIDNITQKNSDKYYIDLWETNRLILEKKGILPSNITISGLCTSCNTELFFSYRKENGRTGRMAALIKLI; translated from the coding sequence ATGGAATATAATAAGGGTTTTACTTTAGTAAGTAGAAATGATGTTCATTATTATATTATTGAAAATTTTGAAAAAACAGGATTAGTTAAACATTTGTTTACAACAAGAAAAGGTGGAGTAAGTCCTGAGCCATATTATAGTCTTAATTTAGGGATTAAAACTGGTGATGAAGTAGATAATATAAAAAAGAACTTTTTAAAAGTTTTTGAAATAATCGATACTTGTAAAAAAAATGTAGTATTTTCAAATCAGGTTCATGGAACTAATATTCAAATAGTGGATGATGAAATATTTACTAATAAAATCAATAAAAAAGGATTCACTTATGGAGTTGATGGACTTATTACAAATATTAAGAATATTACATTAGTAACTTTTTATGCCGATTGTGTACCAATTTTTTTTCTAGATAAAGGGAAACAAGTTGTTGGATTAGCTCATGCAGGATGGAGAGGGACTGTAAAAGGAATTGCTTGCAAAATGATTGATGTACTAATTGAAAAGTTTAATTCTCAACTTGAAGATATATTAGTAGGTATTGGACCTTCAATTGGACAATGCTGTTTTGAAGTAGGGGAAGAAGTTTTTAGAGAGTTTGAAAAAGTTTATCCAGATATCATAGATAATATAACACAAAAAAATTCAGATAAATATTATATAGATTTATGGGAAACTAATAGATTGATATTAGAGAAAAAGGGGATTTTGCCTAGCAATATAACAATTAGCGGTTTATGTACAAGTTGTAATACTGAATTGTTTTTTTCATACCGCAAGGAAAATGGTAGAACAGGAAGAATGGCAGCACTAATCAAACTTATTTAA
- the nrdR gene encoding transcriptional regulator NrdR produces the protein MKCPYCSYFETKVVDTRPTDEGQAIRRRRECVKCNNRFTTYEKVEEIPLIVVKKDGTRQEYSRDKILNGIIRACEKRPVSLKTMENIVDEIEKNLYNTLKREISTEYIGEMVMNKLRDIDEVAYVRFASVYRQFRDINTFMDELKKLLDEKK, from the coding sequence ATGAAGTGTCCCTATTGCAGCTACTTTGAGACTAAAGTAGTAGATACAAGGCCAACTGATGAAGGACAAGCTATAAGAAGAAGAAGAGAGTGTGTTAAATGTAATAATAGATTTACAACGTATGAGAAAGTAGAAGAAATTCCTTTGATTGTAGTTAAAAAAGACGGAACAAGACAAGAGTATAGTAGAGATAAGATATTAAACGGTATTATAAGGGCTTGTGAAAAAAGACCAGTATCTTTAAAAACTATGGAAAATATTGTTGATGAGATAGAAAAAAATCTCTATAATACATTAAAAAGAGAAATAAGTACTGAATATATTGGAGAGATGGTAATGAATAAGCTTAGAGACATTGATGAAGTAGCTTATGTAAGATTTGCATCGGTATATAGACAATTCAGAGATATAAATACCTTTATGGATGAATTGAAAAAGTTATTAGATGAGAAGAAATAA
- a CDS encoding YlmC/YmxH family sporulation protein, translated as MVKTSDLKEKEVINIRDGSRLGLIYDIEIDLNRGVVEAVYIPGSSRLLSFFGRNDEYVIRWEDIIKIGKDVILVDYDTNSNRSRKNIDLEE; from the coding sequence ATGGTAAAAACATCTGATTTAAAGGAAAAGGAAGTTATTAATATAAGGGATGGTTCAAGATTAGGTCTTATATACGATATAGAAATTGATTTAAATAGAGGAGTAGTAGAGGCTGTATATATTCCTGGAAGTAGTAGATTACTTAGTTTTTTTGGTAGAAATGATGAGTATGTTATTAGATGGGAAGATATAATAAAGATTGGTAAGGATGTTATATTAGTTGATTATGATACAAATAGCAATAGAAGTAGAAAGAATATTGATTTAGAAGAATAA
- the sigG gene encoding RNA polymerase sporulation sigma factor SigG: MHVNKVEICGVNTSELPVLTNEEMRKLFDRIHAGDLKAREEFIKGNLRLVLSVIQRFNKRGEHVDDLFQVGCIGLIKAIDNFDLSQNVKFSTYAVPMIIGEIRRYLRDNNSIRVSRSLRDIAYKALQVRDQLMNKNSKEPTITEIAKELKLPKEEVVFALDAIQDPISLFEPIYHDSGDAIYVMDQVSDEKSEDETWLEGIALREALRKLNDREKLILNLRFFEGKTQMEVAEEIGISQAQVSRLEKTALRHMRKLIQMK, translated from the coding sequence ATGCATGTAAACAAAGTAGAAATTTGTGGAGTTAATACATCAGAGCTTCCCGTACTTACAAATGAAGAGATGAGAAAGCTATTTGACAGAATCCATGCAGGTGATTTAAAAGCTAGAGAAGAATTTATTAAAGGTAATCTAAGATTAGTCTTAAGCGTTATTCAGAGGTTTAATAAAAGAGGAGAACATGTAGATGATTTATTTCAAGTAGGATGTATAGGATTGATTAAAGCTATAGATAATTTTGATTTAAGTCAAAATGTTAAATTCTCTACTTATGCCGTACCTATGATAATAGGTGAAATAAGGAGGTACTTAAGAGACAACAACTCAATAAGAGTTAGTAGGTCTTTAAGAGATATAGCTTATAAAGCACTTCAGGTAAGAGATCAATTAATGAATAAGAATTCTAAAGAACCAACTATTACAGAAATTGCAAAAGAATTAAAATTACCAAAAGAAGAAGTAGTTTTTGCTTTAGATGCTATACAGGACCCAATATCCTTATTTGAGCCAATATATCATGACAGTGGTGACGCTATTTATGTAATGGACCAAGTTAGTGATGAAAAAAGTGAAGATGAAACTTGGCTTGAGGGTATTGCTTTAAGAGAAGCATTAAGAAAATTAAATGATAGAGAAAAATTAATATTGAATTTAAGATTTTTTGAAGGAAAAACTCAAATGGAGGTAGCAGAAGAAATTGGGATATCACAAGCTCAAGTTTCACGGCTTGAAAAGACAGCTTTAAGACATATGAGAAAGCTAATACAAATGAAATAA
- the sigE gene encoding RNA polymerase sporulation sigma factor SigE produces MGFIVKMKLLIRIYYIKLLEKFNLLDKKAIFYIGGSEVLPPPLTPEEEKYLVSKLKEDETVRTVLIERNLRLVVYIARKFENTGVGVEDLISIGTIGLIKAVSTFNPDKKIKLATYASKCIENEILMYLRRNSKTRTEISFDEPLNIDWDGNELLLSDILGTENDMIFKLLEEEVDKELLNEAIKKLSKREKKIVELRFGLNNGEEKTQKEVADILGISQSYISRLEKRIIKRLKKEINRMV; encoded by the coding sequence TTGGGATTTATTGTTAAAATGAAATTGTTGATAAGAATATACTATATAAAATTATTGGAAAAATTTAATTTATTAGATAAAAAAGCAATTTTCTATATTGGAGGAAGTGAAGTATTGCCACCTCCATTGACCCCTGAGGAAGAGAAATATTTAGTTTCTAAATTAAAAGAAGATGAAACAGTAAGAACTGTATTAATAGAAAGAAATTTAAGATTAGTTGTTTATATAGCAAGAAAATTTGAAAATACAGGAGTTGGAGTTGAAGATTTGATTTCAATTGGTACAATAGGTTTAATTAAAGCTGTTAGTACTTTTAATCCCGATAAGAAGATTAAATTGGCAACATATGCATCAAAATGCATTGAAAATGAGATACTTATGTATTTAAGAAGGAATAGCAAAACAAGGACTGAAATATCTTTTGATGAACCATTAAATATAGATTGGGATGGTAATGAACTATTGTTATCTGATATTTTGGGTACAGAGAATGATATGATATTCAAGCTGTTAGAAGAGGAAGTAGATAAAGAATTATTAAATGAAGCTATTAAAAAACTTTCGAAAAGAGAGAAGAAAATAGTTGAGTTAAGGTTTGGATTAAATAATGGAGAAGAGAAGACTCAGAAAGAAGTTGCTGATATTCTTGGTATTTCACAATCATATATATCAAGGTTAGAAAAAAGAATTATAAAGAGGTTAAAGAAAGAAATTAATAGAATGGTGTAA